From Streptomyces yatensis, one genomic window encodes:
- the corA gene encoding magnesium/cobalt transporter CorA has protein sequence MRCVIVDCAIYRDGCRTEGPADFSDALDEARARGDAFLWIGLHEPTEKEFELVTSEFGLHPLAVEDALCAHQRPKLEVYDDSLFLVLKPIQYDDKAGTVTAGELMVFVGDSFVVTVRHGEANPLGTVRDRLEKRPEVLQHGPTAVMYAVSDAVVDHYLDVADALHGDLEGLETEVFAPNAGAGQNTAGRIYAFKREVMEFRRSAGPLGEPMERLTGAGVPFVHEGSRPFFRDVSDHLTRVNEHVEGLDRLLSDILSAHLAQMGVRQNDDMRKISAWAAMAAVPTMIAGIYGMNFEHMPELKQPWGYPGVVALMVGVIAVLYRWFKRRGWL, from the coding sequence ATGCGCTGCGTGATCGTGGATTGTGCCATCTACCGGGACGGGTGCCGCACCGAGGGACCCGCCGACTTCTCCGACGCCCTCGACGAGGCGCGCGCGAGGGGGGACGCCTTCTTGTGGATCGGCCTGCATGAGCCGACCGAGAAGGAGTTCGAGCTGGTCACCAGCGAGTTCGGACTTCATCCGCTGGCCGTGGAGGACGCCCTGTGCGCCCACCAGAGGCCGAAGCTGGAGGTCTATGACGATTCGCTGTTCCTGGTGCTCAAGCCGATCCAGTACGACGACAAGGCCGGCACCGTCACAGCGGGTGAGCTGATGGTCTTCGTCGGTGACTCCTTCGTGGTGACCGTGAGGCACGGCGAAGCGAATCCGCTCGGCACGGTGCGGGACCGGCTGGAGAAGAGGCCCGAGGTGCTGCAGCACGGTCCGACGGCGGTGATGTACGCGGTCTCCGACGCGGTCGTGGACCACTACCTGGACGTGGCCGACGCGCTGCACGGGGATCTGGAGGGGCTGGAGACGGAGGTGTTCGCCCCGAACGCGGGCGCCGGGCAGAACACCGCCGGCCGGATCTACGCCTTCAAGCGCGAGGTGATGGAATTCCGCCGGTCGGCTGGGCCGTTGGGGGAGCCGATGGAGCGGCTCACCGGCGCCGGGGTGCCGTTCGTGCACGAGGGCTCCCGGCCGTTCTTCCGCGATGTCAGCGACCATCTGACCCGGGTGAACGAGCATGTGGAGGGGCTCGACCGGCTGCTGTCGGACATCCTCTCCGCCCATCTCGCGCAGATGGGCGTGCGGCAGAACGACGACATGCGGAAGATCTCGGCGTGGGCGGCGATGGCCGCGGTGCCGACGATGATCGCCGGGATCTACGGCATGAATTTCGAGCATATGCCCGAGCTGAAGCAGCCCTGGGGATACCCGGGGGTGGTCGCGCTCATGGTGGGTGTGATCGCCGTGCTGTACCGCTGGTTCAAGCGCCGCGGGTGGCTCTGA
- a CDS encoding histidine phosphatase family protein translates to MPMLILVRHGRSTANTAGVLAGWTPGVALDERGAAQAAALPGRLAGLPLAAAVTSPLQRCRETLAPLLAARPELPLHPDDRIGECHYGDWSGRKLAELADEPLMNIVQQHPSAAAFPGGESMRAMHTRAVEAVRDWNARIEREHGADAVYLMCSHGDVIKAIVADALGLHLDLFQRISVEPCSVTAIRYTPTRPFVVRLGDTGDFAGLAPREQTTGDRGGDAAVGGDAGAP, encoded by the coding sequence ATGCCCATGCTGATCCTCGTCCGGCACGGCCGGTCCACCGCCAACACCGCGGGCGTCCTGGCGGGCTGGACTCCCGGTGTCGCCCTCGACGAGCGCGGTGCGGCCCAGGCCGCGGCGCTGCCCGGCAGGCTGGCCGGGCTGCCCCTGGCCGCCGCCGTCACCAGCCCCCTGCAGCGCTGCCGGGAGACGCTGGCCCCGCTGCTCGCCGCCCGTCCCGAACTGCCGCTGCACCCCGACGACCGGATCGGGGAGTGCCACTACGGCGACTGGTCGGGCCGTAAGCTCGCCGAGCTCGCCGATGAACCACTGATGAACATCGTCCAGCAGCATCCGTCGGCCGCCGCCTTCCCCGGTGGCGAGTCCATGCGCGCCATGCACACGCGCGCGGTCGAGGCGGTGCGCGACTGGAACGCCCGGATCGAGCGGGAGCACGGCGCCGACGCGGTCTATCTGATGTGCTCCCACGGGGACGTCATCAAGGCCATCGTCGCGGACGCCCTCGGACTCCATCTCGATCTCTTTCAGCGGATCTCGGTCGAGCCCTGCTCGGTCACCGCGATCCGGTACACCCCGACCCGGCCCTTCGTCGTCCGGCTCGGCGACACCGGCGACTTCGCGGGGCTGGCCCCGCGCGAGCAGACCACCGGCGACCGGGGCGGGGACGCGGCGGTGGGCGGCGACGCGGGAGCACCGTGA
- a CDS encoding DUF3090 domain-containing protein has protein sequence MSRQVFLYDPPDRFVAGTVGLPGRRTFFLQASASGRTTSVALEKTQVAALAERIDELLDEVVRRTGGNAPVPAVAPTELTDTAPLEAPVEEEFRVGTMALAWDGEEQRMIVEAQALVELEAESEEDLAEAEERLLQDDVNGPPMLRVRLTGTQARAFAKRALEVVNAGRPPCPLCSLPLDPEGHVCPRQNGYRRGA, from the coding sequence TTGTCCCGTCAGGTGTTCCTCTATGACCCGCCGGACCGTTTCGTCGCCGGTACGGTCGGGCTGCCTGGTCGCCGTACCTTTTTCCTGCAGGCGTCCGCCAGTGGCCGGACCACCAGTGTCGCCCTGGAGAAGACGCAGGTCGCCGCGTTGGCCGAGCGGATAGACGAGCTGCTGGACGAGGTGGTGCGCCGCACCGGCGGAAACGCCCCGGTCCCCGCCGTCGCACCGACCGAACTCACCGACACCGCACCGCTGGAAGCCCCGGTGGAGGAGGAGTTCCGGGTCGGCACCATGGCACTCGCCTGGGACGGCGAGGAGCAGCGGATGATCGTCGAGGCACAGGCGCTGGTCGAGCTGGAGGCCGAGTCCGAGGAGGACCTGGCCGAGGCCGAGGAGCGGCTGCTCCAGGACGATGTGAACGGCCCGCCCATGCTGCGGGTGCGGCTCACCGGGACGCAGGCGCGGGCGTTCGCCAAGCGCGCCCTGGAGGTCGTCAACGCCGGCCGGCCGCCCTGCCCGCTGTGCAGTCTGCCGCTCGACCC